The Peribacillus simplex genome contains a region encoding:
- the mobB gene encoding molybdopterin-guanine dinucleotide biosynthesis protein B, translated as MALVKPLIFQVVGYQNRGKTTFITNIIKQLREAKLETAVLKHHGHGGKPDVTGTKDSNKHFHAGAAASLVEGDGTIELLGNFKGKAPITELIHLLCLFSPDVILIEGYKQEDFPKVILIKEESDLLLLEKLTNVKAAVAWPECLERTRNHASVPVFPLDSTQFITWFLEQI; from the coding sequence ATGGCCTTGGTGAAGCCCTTGATATTCCAGGTGGTCGGCTACCAAAATAGAGGGAAAACGACCTTCATAACGAATATAATCAAACAGCTTCGCGAAGCAAAATTAGAGACAGCCGTTTTAAAACATCATGGACATGGCGGAAAACCAGATGTCACAGGCACGAAGGATTCCAATAAACACTTTCATGCAGGGGCGGCTGCATCACTTGTTGAAGGAGATGGAACAATCGAGCTGCTTGGCAATTTCAAGGGGAAAGCCCCTATCACTGAGTTGATTCATTTACTGTGTCTATTTTCCCCTGATGTGATTTTAATTGAAGGTTATAAGCAAGAGGACTTTCCTAAGGTCATTTTAATCAAAGAAGAAAGTGACCTCCTGTTATTGGAAAAGCTTACTAATGTCAAAGCAGCTGTGGCTTGGCCCGAATGTCTGGAACGAACAAGGAATCATGCTTCAGTACCCGTCTTCCCTTTGGATTCGACTCAATTCATTACATGGTTTTTAGAACAAATATGA
- a CDS encoding molybdopterin molybdotransferase MoeA produces MVERRTPISIAEAVEKVMKHKLTGHMELIPLEESHGRFLAQNIVATNDVPHFNRSPYDGFALRSKDTAKGSINNPLEFEVVEELAAGMVSNIPVQKNQVARIMTGAQMPAECDAVIMLELTKEFEKDGKKYISFKRSLKEGENVSFQGEDAKKGDVLVKKGTVINPGIIGLLATFGYAEVPVATKPVVGLFATGSELLDVNEPLQPGKIRNSNSHAISAQIRRAGGEVRFYGKLKDEFKLSYEAISAALEEVDLLITTGGVSVGDFDLLPDIYQKIGADVLFNKVAMRPGSVTTVAVYNNKFLFGLSGNPSASYVGFELFARPIIRTMLFSEHPHLRKETAQLAEDFLKPNPFSRLLRTRLFYESGKLKVIPSGVDKSNITTSLAGANSLTVLPGGTRGFQTGDFVDILLLDDQEGCQWPW; encoded by the coding sequence ATGGTAGAAAGAAGAACGCCCATCAGTATTGCAGAAGCAGTGGAAAAAGTGATGAAGCATAAATTAACAGGACATATGGAACTGATTCCCCTCGAGGAAAGCCATGGCCGTTTTCTGGCTCAAAATATTGTAGCTACAAATGATGTTCCGCATTTTAACCGCTCGCCATATGATGGATTCGCCCTTAGGTCCAAAGATACGGCCAAAGGTTCCATAAATAACCCTCTCGAGTTCGAAGTGGTTGAAGAGTTGGCTGCGGGTATGGTATCGAATATTCCTGTTCAAAAAAATCAAGTGGCAAGAATCATGACTGGAGCTCAAATGCCAGCTGAGTGTGATGCCGTAATCATGCTCGAGCTTACGAAGGAATTCGAAAAGGACGGAAAGAAGTACATATCATTTAAACGCTCGCTTAAGGAAGGCGAAAACGTTTCTTTTCAAGGTGAGGATGCAAAGAAAGGCGATGTTCTTGTAAAAAAAGGAACAGTGATCAATCCAGGGATCATCGGCTTGCTCGCAACCTTCGGTTATGCCGAAGTGCCCGTTGCCACTAAGCCTGTCGTCGGATTATTCGCTACGGGATCTGAACTTCTTGATGTTAATGAACCGTTGCAGCCCGGCAAAATTCGCAACAGCAATTCACATGCCATCTCCGCCCAAATTCGGAGGGCCGGAGGAGAAGTCCGTTTCTATGGAAAGCTTAAAGACGAATTCAAATTAAGCTACGAGGCCATTTCAGCTGCCTTGGAGGAAGTGGATCTGCTCATTACGACAGGAGGAGTTTCTGTCGGCGATTTTGATCTTCTCCCGGATATTTATCAAAAAATTGGCGCTGATGTCTTATTCAACAAGGTGGCCATGCGCCCCGGCAGCGTGACGACCGTAGCCGTATATAATAACAAATTTTTATTCGGTTTATCCGGCAATCCATCCGCCAGTTATGTCGGCTTTGAATTATTTGCAAGACCGATCATCCGCACCATGCTGTTTTCGGAACATCCTCATTTACGAAAAGAGACGGCACAATTGGCAGAAGACTTCTTAAAACCCAATCCATTCTCGCGTCTGCTTCGGACCCGATTATTTTACGAATCAGGCAAGTTGAAGGTAATTCCTAGCGGTGTGGATAAATCCAATATTACAACAAGCTTGGCAGGTGCCAATTCACTGACCGTCTTACCTGGGGGGACCCGTGGTTTCCAAACTGGAGATTTTGTGGACATCCTGCTTCTTGATGACCAAGAAGGATGCCAATGGCCTTGGTGA
- a CDS encoding DUF1128 domain-containing protein — protein MDLTQNTAESVEFMIEAIKDKLKVMNFGAIKSTHFDIEMYEELHDIYTMVMKKTNFSVREMEAIAEELGRLRNK, from the coding sequence ATGGATTTAACGCAAAACACAGCCGAAAGTGTCGAGTTTATGATTGAAGCAATCAAGGATAAATTAAAAGTCATGAACTTCGGTGCAATCAAATCGACCCATTTTGATATCGAGATGTACGAAGAACTTCACGATATTTATACTATGGTGATGAAAAAAACGAATTTCAGTGTCCGTGAAATGGAAGCTATCGCTGAAGAACTTGGAAGACTGCGTAATAAGTAA
- a CDS encoding YtxH domain-containing protein: MSNIREEYKGAKKSKFMQAVFIGALAGAAISLFDKDTRYSVLENSKSCMGNMKEFIKNPNGVLKQVSETSSKVRSTVEKISDDVSFISQKVEEMKDIPSQVAQVVMETKEVFAAEEEESSSSQQDRISLN, from the coding sequence ATGAGCAACATTCGTGAAGAATATAAGGGTGCCAAGAAAAGCAAATTTATGCAAGCGGTCTTTATTGGGGCGTTGGCTGGGGCAGCGATAAGCCTTTTTGATAAGGATACGCGTTATTCTGTATTGGAAAACAGTAAAAGCTGCATGGGCAATATGAAAGAATTCATAAAGAATCCCAATGGGGTGCTTAAACAAGTAAGTGAAACATCATCTAAGGTCCGTTCCACTGTTGAAAAAATTTCCGATGATGTATCCTTCATTTCCCAAAAGGTGGAGGAAATGAAAGACATTCCATCGCAAGTTGCCCAAGTGGTGATGGAGACGAAGGAAGTTTTTGCTGCAGAGGAAGAAGAGTCGTCTTCAAGTCAACAGGATCGTATTTCCTTAAATTAG
- a CDS encoding YihY/virulence factor BrkB family protein: MANKKEWLKGSFFKTFIKRLHVDDVSGLAAQLSYFFLLSLFPLLIFLFTLLAYLPFSQEDILNTVRTYAPDDSMKIIEANLSEVMEANGTLLSFGVIGTIWSASNGMNAIIKAFNHAYGVKESRTFFISRGMSILLTLAMIFVFIVVLLLPVFGKQIGVFLFAEIGQSDEFLTIWNQLRWVISTLVFLIVFTILYWIAPNIKLKCITVMPGAIFATAGWSLASFLFSFYVENFANYSATYGSLGGIIVLMVWFYLSGLIIIMGGEINALISEKEKPECV; encoded by the coding sequence ATGGCCAATAAAAAAGAATGGCTGAAAGGCTCATTCTTCAAGACTTTCATAAAACGGTTACATGTGGATGATGTGTCGGGGCTTGCAGCACAGCTGTCTTATTTCTTCTTGCTTTCCCTGTTTCCGTTACTTATTTTTTTATTCACTTTATTGGCCTATCTGCCATTTTCCCAAGAAGATATTTTAAATACCGTCCGTACATATGCGCCTGACGATTCGATGAAAATCATCGAGGCTAACCTATCGGAAGTGATGGAAGCGAATGGGACTTTATTGTCGTTTGGTGTCATCGGAACGATATGGTCGGCATCGAATGGGATGAATGCAATCATTAAGGCATTTAACCATGCATATGGTGTAAAAGAAAGTCGAACTTTCTTTATTTCCCGGGGAATGTCGATTCTACTCACTTTAGCAATGATTTTTGTTTTTATTGTCGTTTTATTGCTGCCGGTATTCGGAAAACAGATCGGAGTGTTCCTATTTGCTGAAATTGGACAATCCGATGAATTTCTTACGATTTGGAACCAACTTCGCTGGGTGATCAGTACGCTTGTATTTTTAATTGTGTTCACAATCCTTTATTGGATTGCGCCCAACATAAAGCTGAAGTGCATAACCGTCATGCCTGGTGCTATCTTTGCAACGGCAGGGTGGAGTCTTGCTTCCTTTTTGTTTTCTTTTTATGTGGAGAACTTCGCAAATTATTCCGCAACATATGGAAGTCTTGGAGGGATAATCGTATTAATGGTCTGGTTTTATTTGTCGGGACTCATCATTATAATGGGCGGGGAAATAAATGCGCTCATAAGTGAAAAGGAAAAACCAGAATGTGTATGA
- a CDS encoding heavy metal translocating P-type ATPase — MTTDTKHLTQPAACKTTWLEKAKPHLELIAALFSGLLILLGWALSKNGMETTSIVIYLASFLIGGYAKAKEGIEDTIADRELNVEMLMIFAAIGSAVIGYWTEGAILIFIFALSGALETYTMNKSHKEISALMDLQPEEALRITNGYEETVSVSQLHVGDLILVKPGERVPSDGKITDGRTNIDEAAITGESLPVSKSLDDEVFAGTVNLRGTITVEITKPASETLFQKIITLVQSAQSEKSPSQLFIERFEGTYVKVVLTVVGLMMFVPHFLLGWSWTETFYRAMILLVVASPCALVASIMPATLSAISNGARHGILFKGGIHLENLGNLQAIALDKTGTLTKGKPEVTDVIIREDLNEDDFLFHIASVENYSNHPLATSIVRYAKSKLQKDIIKPNNMEDISGNGVQAYINGVLWQVGKADFVGRSEAERFQNGIALTLAEQGKTIVYAKDDQGIAGILTLKDVVREETVTAIEALKNEGIHTVMLTGDGEKTAKAIALESHIDAYIAECLPETKVTEVKKLKEHFGTVAMVGDGINDAPALATASVGIAMGEGTDVALETADVVLMKNDLPRIAEAVKLSKKMNRIIKQNVIFSISVIMILIASNFLQFLDLPYGVIGHEGSTILVILNSLRLLRN; from the coding sequence ATGACTACAGATACTAAACATTTAACCCAACCGGCTGCATGCAAAACCACTTGGTTGGAAAAAGCGAAACCTCATCTAGAACTTATTGCTGCATTATTCAGCGGTTTACTTATATTATTGGGCTGGGCCCTTTCAAAGAACGGAATGGAAACCACTTCCATCGTCATATACTTGGCCTCTTTCTTGATTGGCGGATATGCCAAGGCGAAAGAAGGCATAGAAGATACGATTGCCGACCGGGAATTGAATGTTGAGATGCTGATGATTTTTGCGGCAATCGGTTCTGCGGTCATCGGATACTGGACGGAAGGTGCCATATTGATTTTCATCTTCGCTTTAAGCGGTGCCCTTGAGACATACACGATGAATAAAAGCCATAAAGAAATTTCAGCATTAATGGACTTACAGCCCGAAGAAGCACTGCGCATCACTAACGGATATGAAGAAACCGTATCCGTTTCACAGCTGCATGTCGGGGATTTGATTTTAGTGAAACCAGGTGAGAGAGTTCCTTCAGATGGAAAAATCACGGACGGCCGTACCAATATCGATGAAGCCGCCATCACTGGCGAATCCCTACCAGTCAGTAAATCATTGGATGATGAAGTATTTGCGGGAACGGTTAATCTCCGTGGAACGATTACCGTGGAAATCACCAAACCGGCAAGTGAAACATTATTTCAAAAAATAATCACTCTCGTTCAATCCGCACAAAGTGAAAAGTCCCCTTCCCAGCTGTTCATTGAACGGTTTGAAGGGACTTATGTAAAAGTAGTATTGACGGTTGTCGGCCTGATGATGTTCGTACCCCATTTCCTATTGGGGTGGAGCTGGACCGAGACATTCTACAGAGCGATGATCCTGCTCGTTGTCGCTTCTCCTTGTGCCCTTGTTGCCTCTATTATGCCAGCTACACTTTCTGCCATTTCAAATGGAGCCCGTCATGGCATTTTATTTAAAGGAGGCATCCATCTTGAGAATCTAGGTAATCTGCAGGCAATTGCTTTAGATAAAACCGGTACATTGACAAAAGGAAAACCAGAGGTTACGGATGTCATTATCCGCGAAGATTTAAACGAAGATGATTTCTTATTTCATATTGCATCTGTTGAAAATTATTCGAATCACCCTTTGGCAACATCAATCGTACGTTATGCCAAATCAAAATTGCAAAAGGATATCATTAAACCCAATAACATGGAAGATATCTCAGGTAATGGGGTTCAAGCCTATATCAATGGCGTGCTTTGGCAAGTCGGAAAAGCTGATTTCGTCGGTCGCAGTGAAGCAGAACGATTCCAAAATGGCATTGCACTGACATTGGCTGAACAAGGTAAGACAATCGTTTATGCAAAAGATGATCAAGGAATTGCAGGCATACTCACTTTGAAAGATGTCGTTCGTGAAGAAACCGTTACAGCCATCGAAGCCTTGAAAAATGAGGGCATCCATACCGTCATGCTTACAGGGGATGGGGAAAAAACGGCTAAAGCGATTGCTTTGGAGAGCCATATAGATGCATATATTGCCGAATGTCTACCTGAAACCAAAGTGACTGAAGTGAAAAAGCTGAAAGAACATTTTGGCACTGTAGCGATGGTTGGGGATGGCATCAATGATGCGCCTGCACTAGCAACAGCATCTGTTGGAATTGCAATGGGTGAAGGCACGGATGTTGCCTTGGAGACAGCGGATGTCGTTCTGATGAAGAATGATCTGCCGCGCATTGCGGAAGCAGTCAAATTATCCAAGAAGATGAATCGGATCATCAAACAAAACGTCATCTTTTCAATTTCGGTCATCATGATTTTGATAGCATCCAATTTCCTTCAATTTCTAGACCTCCCATATGGCGTCATTGGCCATGAAGGAAGTACAATTCTCGTTATACTGAACAGCTTAAGACTTTTGAGAAACTAA
- a CDS encoding MFS transporter, producing the protein MNNKLLLSVLILIVGISGFSQGMLLPIIAIIFENEGISSSLNGFHAASLYIGILLISPFMEAPLRKYGYKPLILFGGITVIVSLALFPVWKSFWFWFVLRFFIGIGDHTLHFATQTWITAISPIAKRGRNLAIYGLFFSLGFMVGPLMTKLLEINQSLPFIITSILSLLAWSTVFLIRNELPDQDDSESTSFLGTLKRFTKVSRIAWVAFLLPFTFGVLEASLNSNFPVFALRSGIDLTAVSIIIPAFSAGTLLTQIPLGMVSDRFGRRKTLLTILFSGFAIFTLAGIYSYSVLGLFICFMFGGMMVGSTFSLGISYMADLLPRNLLPAGNLLCSIFFSLGSIVGPFFGGLVIEHIDGANFFYMISIMLFLVFISLALFKEKMPASVM; encoded by the coding sequence ATGAATAATAAATTGCTTTTAAGCGTTTTAATCTTAATTGTCGGCATATCGGGGTTTTCTCAAGGGATGCTCCTGCCGATCATTGCCATCATTTTTGAAAATGAAGGAATTAGCTCATCCCTAAACGGGTTTCATGCAGCCTCCCTTTATATTGGAATTCTATTGATTTCTCCTTTTATGGAAGCCCCACTCCGGAAATACGGCTATAAGCCATTGATATTATTTGGCGGGATAACGGTCATTGTATCACTTGCCTTATTTCCTGTCTGGAAATCATTCTGGTTTTGGTTCGTACTGCGTTTCTTCATTGGTATCGGCGATCATACACTTCACTTTGCTACACAGACCTGGATCACTGCCATTTCACCAATAGCGAAGCGCGGAAGGAATCTTGCCATTTATGGACTTTTCTTCAGTCTTGGCTTCATGGTTGGCCCGCTGATGACGAAGCTTCTCGAAATCAATCAGTCTTTGCCTTTCATCATCACATCGATACTTAGCCTTCTGGCGTGGTCCACTGTTTTCCTAATTAGAAATGAGCTTCCTGATCAGGATGATTCTGAAAGCACATCATTCCTTGGCACACTCAAAAGGTTTACGAAAGTTAGCCGCATAGCCTGGGTCGCTTTTTTACTTCCGTTTACATTTGGCGTGCTTGAAGCCTCATTGAATAGCAATTTTCCTGTATTCGCCCTGCGCTCCGGAATCGATTTAACCGCAGTATCCATCATCATTCCGGCATTTTCTGCAGGGACTCTGCTTACCCAGATCCCCTTGGGGATGGTCAGTGACCGTTTTGGACGGCGAAAGACCTTGCTGACGATTCTTTTTTCAGGGTTTGCCATATTCACGCTTGCAGGGATTTATTCCTATTCAGTGCTTGGCCTATTCATCTGCTTTATGTTTGGCGGAATGATGGTTGGTTCGACTTTCTCGCTGGGTATCAGTTATATGGCAGATCTTTTACCTAGAAACCTATTACCTGCCGGGAATTTATTATGCAGTATATTCTTTAGTCTCGGCAGCATCGTCGGTCCATTCTTTGGCGGCCTGGTTATAGAACACATTGATGGAGCAAATTTTTTCTATATGATCAGTATCATGCTTTTCCTTGTCTTCATATCATTGGCCTTGTTTAAGGAAAAAATGCCTGCTTCAGTTATGTAG
- the cax gene encoding calcium/proton exchanger, which produces MVNKIFLGLVLLGVPLSVIGSLLHWPSVIMFIVYCLTIVALAGFMGRATESLAIVMGPRIGGLLNATFGNAVELIISIFSLKAGLVGVVLASLTGSVLGNLLLVAGLSFFVGGTKYKRQKFNVFDARHNAGLLIFAVIVAFVIPEVFTQNMGESSTMSLSVGISIILILLYLAALFFKLVTHRGVYQHTEKLEEHEEEVPEWGRKKAIIILAAATLAVAYVSEKLVHTFSEVGEAFGWSELFIGVIIVAIVGNAAEHASAVIMAYKNKMDVAVEIAVGSTLQVAMFVAPVLVLISLMYPTSMPLVFTMPELISMVSAVFLVIMISNDGETNWFEGLTLLAAYFIMGIGFYLL; this is translated from the coding sequence ATCGTGAATAAAATATTTTTGGGGCTTGTCCTGTTAGGCGTCCCTTTATCTGTCATTGGGTCATTATTGCATTGGCCGAGTGTAATCATGTTCATAGTATATTGCTTAACAATCGTGGCGCTGGCAGGCTTCATGGGCCGGGCCACTGAAAGCTTAGCGATCGTTATGGGACCAAGGATTGGCGGTCTCTTGAATGCAACGTTTGGTAATGCAGTAGAATTGATCATATCCATCTTTTCATTAAAGGCGGGGCTAGTGGGTGTCGTGCTGGCGTCTTTGACTGGTTCCGTTTTAGGAAATTTATTGTTGGTGGCAGGACTTTCATTCTTTGTCGGAGGGACTAAATACAAACGGCAGAAGTTTAATGTATTCGATGCGAGGCATAATGCCGGTCTATTGATTTTTGCTGTAATTGTAGCCTTCGTCATACCGGAAGTATTCACACAAAACATGGGTGAATCAAGCACGATGTCGTTAAGTGTCGGAATTTCCATTATATTGATCTTATTATATCTTGCAGCATTATTCTTTAAATTGGTTACTCACCGCGGGGTATATCAGCATACTGAGAAACTCGAGGAACATGAAGAGGAAGTACCGGAGTGGGGCAGGAAAAAGGCAATTATAATACTTGCTGCCGCTACATTGGCTGTTGCTTACGTATCGGAAAAACTTGTCCATACGTTTAGCGAGGTGGGGGAAGCTTTCGGATGGTCGGAGTTATTCATCGGTGTCATTATCGTTGCGATCGTCGGTAACGCGGCAGAGCATGCTTCCGCCGTCATAATGGCCTATAAAAACAAAATGGATGTCGCTGTGGAGATTGCCGTTGGTTCCACGCTTCAAGTAGCGATGTTCGTTGCCCCAGTACTCGTATTGATTTCGTTAATGTATCCAACGAGTATGCCGCTTGTTTTCACAATGCCAGAACTGATATCAATGGTTTCAGCAGTCTTTCTGGTAATCATGATTTCTAATGATGGGGAAACGAACTGGTTTGAAGGCCTTACATTATTGGCCGCTTACTTCATTATGGGAATTGGATTTTATTTATTATAA
- a CDS encoding YfkD famly protein, translated as MKRTIIITMIALIAFIQANVSFAADIPEAKANPNKVNIPPSVLNIAKENTYPNPTQDLPMLQPSNLAKQLIDSSDIKIENPELIQMLNESAIAKAPLAFGYRATIYLGHWALNYESSETAPNWEYQKINTNYYDNRGGEVPYKIRYVQESQKAVSGGLTAKIPKAEDVQKMMLLKATEKTNLPLAFETIIGAGTKKDQVYNVASNRIGYLSSFASAVNEKGKVTYGEVYLNLKGNKRTITIKNITSQGIGAWIPVQDHVSYSFTVSQQPR; from the coding sequence ATGAAAAGAACTATTATTATTACGATGATTGCCCTAATTGCCTTCATTCAGGCGAATGTAAGCTTTGCAGCTGATATACCAGAAGCCAAAGCAAATCCGAATAAGGTGAATATCCCACCTTCAGTATTGAATATTGCAAAGGAGAATACGTATCCGAACCCGACCCAGGATCTTCCGATGCTGCAGCCGAGTAATCTTGCCAAACAATTGATCGATTCGTCGGATATCAAGATTGAAAACCCAGAACTCATCCAAATGTTGAATGAATCCGCAATTGCAAAAGCCCCGCTTGCTTTTGGATACAGGGCGACCATTTACCTTGGCCATTGGGCCTTGAATTATGAGTCTTCTGAAACGGCACCAAACTGGGAATACCAAAAGATCAATACGAATTACTATGATAATCGCGGCGGTGAAGTTCCATATAAGATCCGTTATGTCCAGGAAAGTCAGAAGGCAGTGAGTGGCGGTCTGACTGCGAAAATCCCTAAGGCTGAGGATGTTCAAAAGATGATGCTGCTAAAAGCCACTGAAAAAACGAATTTGCCATTGGCTTTTGAAACGATCATCGGAGCTGGTACGAAAAAAGATCAAGTATACAATGTTGCTTCAAATAGGATTGGTTACTTGTCCAGTTTTGCTTCCGCCGTCAATGAAAAAGGCAAGGTCACATATGGAGAAGTATATTTGAACTTAAAAGGTAATAAAAGAACCATTACGATAAAGAACATCACATCACAAGGCATCGGTGCATGGATACCGGTTCAGGACCATGTTTCCTACAGCTTTACAGTTTCGCAGCAACCCAGGTAA
- the yfkAB gene encoding radical SAM/CxCxxxxC motif protein YfkAB, with protein MSIIKQDLLTPITPKYDPWEAYMDVEQYGKLSLTNVEFTTTTLCNMRCEHCAVGYTLQPKDPDALPLELLIQRLDEIPLLRSLSITGGEPMLSRKQVKNYVLPLLKYARSRGVRTQINSNLTLDLERYEEIIPYLDVLHISHNWGTIDEFIDIGFAMMDRKPSREQRKKLFDKMIENSRALTKAGVLVSAETMLNKRTLPHLEHIHRQIVDEMGCQRHEIHPMYPSDFASALETLSLDNMREAIHHLLDIRDENVWMLFGTLPFYPCNNSKEDIKLLQRLYGSHKVTVRNDPDGRSRLNINIFTGEVIVTDFGDAPTLGNIKDQPLTDSYDTWMSSKLANELNCHCPAVKCLGPNVLVKNAYYPKEDFRIRKSTI; from the coding sequence ATGTCAATAATCAAGCAAGATCTTTTAACACCAATTACACCCAAGTATGATCCTTGGGAAGCATATATGGACGTTGAACAATATGGAAAACTCAGCCTCACCAACGTGGAGTTCACCACCACAACCCTTTGCAATATGCGTTGTGAGCATTGTGCCGTCGGTTACACACTTCAGCCCAAGGACCCGGATGCCCTGCCTTTGGAATTACTGATTCAGCGACTTGATGAAATCCCTTTGCTTCGCTCGCTAAGCATCACTGGCGGGGAACCGATGCTTTCAAGAAAACAAGTGAAGAATTATGTTTTGCCTCTATTGAAATATGCCCGTAGCCGCGGGGTACGGACACAAATCAATTCCAACTTGACCCTTGACTTGGAACGGTATGAGGAAATCATTCCTTATTTGGATGTTCTGCACATTTCCCATAATTGGGGAACGATCGATGAATTCATTGATATCGGCTTTGCCATGATGGACCGAAAACCATCTCGGGAACAGCGAAAGAAACTATTTGATAAAATGATCGAAAATTCCCGTGCCCTGACAAAAGCTGGTGTGCTGGTATCTGCAGAAACGATGCTTAATAAACGCACATTGCCTCATCTTGAACATATTCACAGACAGATCGTCGATGAAATGGGATGTCAAAGGCATGAAATTCATCCGATGTATCCAAGCGATTTCGCTTCGGCACTTGAAACTTTATCATTGGATAATATGCGTGAAGCGATTCATCATTTGCTTGATATCCGTGATGAAAATGTTTGGATGCTTTTCGGTACCCTGCCATTTTATCCTTGCAATAACAGTAAAGAGGATATAAAGCTGCTTCAACGCCTTTATGGTTCACATAAAGTGACTGTAAGGAATGACCCTGATGGACGTTCCAGGTTGAACATCAATATTTTCACAGGGGAAGTGATCGTGACCGATTTCGGGGACGCGCCTACATTAGGGAATATCAAAGACCAGCCCTTGACCGATTCCTATGACACATGGATGAGTTCGAAACTGGCCAATGAATTGAACTGCCACTGCCCGGCAGTCAAATGTCTGGGCCCGAATGTTCTCGTCAAAAATGCCTACTACCCGAAGGAGGACTTCAGGATCAGGAAGTCAACCATATGA
- a CDS encoding SE1561 family protein, which translates to MGKSITGKNEQLTYLKERLTMFMEVLDHIEPENTELEDIDRLIGMIDDLEGKVEQFKTRED; encoded by the coding sequence ATGGGAAAATCCATTACAGGTAAAAACGAACAATTAACATACTTAAAAGAACGCCTCACGATGTTCATGGAAGTTCTTGATCATATCGAACCGGAAAATACGGAGTTGGAAGATATAGACCGTTTAATCGGCATGATAGATGATTTGGAAGGCAAAGTGGAACAATTCAAGACAAGGGAAGACTAA